The Streptomyces sp. cg36 genomic interval CCACCAACGCGCGGCCGGAGTGGGGAAGTTCTTCCCGACCGGCTCAAGATCAACCCTACCCCATCCCGGCGGTGGGAACGGCCACACGCGAGCCGCCCGGCCCTCCCGCCCGGCGCACCGGCCCACCGGCCCACCGGCTCCACGACGGTCTAGGGTGCGGCCTCCGCCACCAGCCGAGGCCCGTTGCTGGCAACGCTGTTGACCGCCGTCGAGACCCGCCGTGCGGCCAGCAGGCCGCCCGCGGGCCGGGTCAGCAGGGCGCGCAGTTCGTCCGGGTCCTGGTGGCGCGGGTCCAGCCAGGCGTCGTAGTGGTCCTTGGTGAGGGCGAGCGGCATGCGGGGGTGCACCCGGCCCGCCTCGTCGGTGGCTTCGGTGGTGATGATGGTGCAGCTCACCAGCCAGGCGGCGGGGTCGTCGTCGCGGTCGACGGCCGGGTCGCGCCAATACGCGTACAGCCCGGCGAGCGCCATCACCCCGTCGTCCTCGGGGTGGATGAAGTAGGGCTGTTTGCGGACCTTCCCGGTGCCGGGGTCCTCGGCCTGCTCCCACTCGTAGAACCCGTCGGCGGGCAGCAGGCAGCGGTGTCTGGCGAACGCGCGGCGGAAGGCGGGTTTCTCGTGCACGGTCTCCACCCGTGCGTTGATCATCCGGGCGCCCGCCTTCACGTCCTTCGCCCACGACGGCACCAGGCCCCAGCGCAGCGGACGCAGTTGTCTGCCCGGCGCCGCGTCGCCGTCGCCGTCGCGCGCGGCCCGCTCCAGGACCGCCCAGACGTCGTCGGTCGGCGCGACGTTCCAGCTCGGCGCGAGGGTCTCCGGGGGCGGCCAGTCGGTCACGTGGAAGAGCCGCACCAGGTCGTCGGGGCTGCGCGCGGAGACATAACGGCCACACATGCGCCCACTGTGCCACCGGGAGGGGCCCGCGATCCGATACCGCCCCGCCGTGTCGGCTGCCGCGGTGGGACCGGACCCTGCGCGATGATCGGCCCATGAGTGGAATCATATTGATGTCCGATCCGCAGGTCGCCGCCGTACCTGTCGCGGAGTGCGGTGAACGCCTCGTCGACGTCCGCGCCGGTGGTCGGCTGCTGGTCGATCCGCGCAAGCAGGACCCGGCCGACGCCTTCGCGTGGCTGCGCGAGGGCGTGCTGGAGCGGCTGTTGAAGGCGCAGGCGCTGCTCCCGCCGGGCGTGCGGCTGCTGTTCGTCGAGGGGTACCGGCCGCCCGCGCTCCAGCGGGAGTACTTCGAGGAGTACGCGGACGAGCTCCGGGCCCTGCACCCCGAGTGGCCCGCCGACCGGATCCACTCGGCGGCCAGCCGCTATGTCTCCCCGCCCGACATCGCCCCGCACAGCGCGGGCGCGGCCGTCGACCTCACCCTCGCCGACGCCGAGGGGCGCGAACTCGATCTGGGTACGCGGATGAACGCGGGCCCGGAGGAGAGCGGGGGCGCCTGCTACACCGATGCCGCCGGCATCGGCGAAGAGGCCCGCGCCAACCGGCGGTTGCTCGGTGGTGTGCTCACCGCCGCCGGGCTGGTGAACTACCCCACGGAGTGGTGGCACTGGTCCTACGGCGACCGCTACTGGGCCCTGCTGACGGGTGCGAGCGCCGCCTGCTACGGCCCGAGGGAACTCACCGCGCACGGATGACCGGTCCGGCCGCGCCCAGCCGCCGCCCGGGCGTTCGGCGGCGGCCTTCGGCGCGGTACCACTGGTGGCCGATCAGCAGCGCGAGCGCCAGCTCGACGGCGTCGCCGCCGTAGTACATCAGTTGTGCCGCCGCGTGCAGGTCGGCCGCGGTGTACGCCGTGCCGGGCGGGCCGTGCGCGTACAGGGACTTGGCGAGGACGGCGTGCGCGGCCGAGGCGGCCAGCAGGATCAGGGCGCGGGTGAGGGTGGCCGGGCGGTGGCGCACCGGTTCGCGGGCGAGGACCGCGAAGGTGAACAGGCAGCCCGCGAGGAGGAGATGGAGGTGCACCACCGCGTCCAGGGACGGTGTGTGATGGGTCCTGGCCAGCAGGGGTGTGCGGTACAGGAGCCAGAGGCCGCCGACGTCGAGGACCGCCGCCACCGGTGGGTGCAGGAGCAGCGCGACGGGCCGCGAGCGCGCCAGCGCGACCAGGGTCC includes:
- a CDS encoding SOS response-associated peptidase, whose amino-acid sequence is MCGRYVSARSPDDLVRLFHVTDWPPPETLAPSWNVAPTDDVWAVLERAARDGDGDAAPGRQLRPLRWGLVPSWAKDVKAGARMINARVETVHEKPAFRRAFARHRCLLPADGFYEWEQAEDPGTGKVRKQPYFIHPEDDGVMALAGLYAYWRDPAVDRDDDPAAWLVSCTIITTEATDEAGRVHPRMPLALTKDHYDAWLDPRHQDPDELRALLTRPAGGLLAARRVSTAVNSVASNGPRLVAEAAP
- a CDS encoding M15 family metallopeptidase; amino-acid sequence: MSGIILMSDPQVAAVPVAECGERLVDVRAGGRLLVDPRKQDPADAFAWLREGVLERLLKAQALLPPGVRLLFVEGYRPPALQREYFEEYADELRALHPEWPADRIHSAASRYVSPPDIAPHSAGAAVDLTLADAEGRELDLGTRMNAGPEESGGACYTDAAGIGEEARANRRLLGGVLTAAGLVNYPTEWWHWSYGDRYWALLTGASAACYGPRELTAHG
- a CDS encoding cytochrome c oxidase assembly protein: MIAATVAVAVLLGVPYLVAAARLRGRGDPWPRRRDAAFTAGAVVLVASVAGTAAHDATVTGRPFTHHMAGHLGTAMAAPLLFAAGRPVTLALRALPPGPPRRTLVALARSRPVALLLHPPVAAVLDVGGLWLLYRTPLLARTHHTPSLDAVVHLHLLLAGCLFTFAVLAREPVRHRPATLTRALILLAASAAHAVLAKSLYAHGPPGTAYTAADLHAAAQLMYYGGDAVELALALLIGHQWYRAEGRRRTPGRRLGAAGPVIRAR